The Podospora bellae-mahoneyi strain CBS 112042 chromosome 7, whole genome shotgun sequence genome includes a window with the following:
- a CDS encoding hypothetical protein (EggNog:ENOG503NYEC; COG:D; COG:O) codes for MPPPPLSDLPPLLPLLSQSRLTTAGAPISESNPVVALNPAIDLTATVSDGDNKESSMVYVWRANEQVVFKHAERSGAGVETVRWKEDGKFLAVGWGDGVVRLMGEGGGRSVYCIRVGDEGTGKRIKFLGWGRNVTGNSRRRKRRRVEVETGGGKLGVSDLPHELTFLEVEGALPKLGPLPVAGGGGGAGGGDDMFLFSSTTSLEWVFRGCKAEEADDVHVMVVGMEDGGVHLSICDSFVVGMFRHEPVEGEGVMLCGHASHEETSTHVLLMRPREGEVRRLYLVPMDLTFVHYSPVNLSLLASKMTMLQNLLRYVKQTQTHMTNEWKSTRELPQRFLNGVEDDLKRMEGGGLSIVQALCHTVATGHVFKPVKEWLVDVVAERGHKRWDKAVLSGLLNLRGLVHENLIPALERCGIILSRMLGIARFHDSEEGIGFNATQITRLMDIVSCLTVVAHKILLNVMDELEYFSVFSTWLRLQIDQQASSSSATEELTEKEATMDHAKVLTYIQRYLTSSPLAMYFDQITKEDYVKDQEYAEDNPSLLQMLVKQLRRQESGQPYMRALPHVDFLVNYLTSRANKVFQNIAEAEKRGVLFGKDAVLDIGEGIWKHDVRLCVKPEDEATGQTAYTALVSEQDRTTLFLFKTVIQGTKGVSELGPTRACGLSVPERKSIVDFSFLDENSLLLLCCTAGDNPGFSLIKISYQSATLLYRHYEAGQRPSLRPLDMDDQTLFCTRGFSHLSHFTPVQIMVQKSCSLRGEIPGRVCLVGKDRAMYKTYALPRSWEHVDTNGQ; via the exons atgccaccaccaccactctcaGATctaccacccctcctccccctcctctcccaatcccgcctcaccaccgccggcgcGCCGATTTCAGAGAGCAACCCTGTTGTGGCCCTCAACCCAGCCATTGACCTCACCGCGACGGTTTCGGATGGTGATAATAAAGAGAGCAGCATGGTCTACGTCTGGCGGGCGAACGAGCAGGTGGTGTTCAAGCACGCCGAGAGGAGCGGGGCTGGGGTAGAGACGGTTCGGTGGAAGGAGGACGGCAAGtttcttgctgttgggtggggggacggggtggtgaggttgatgggggaggggggggggaggagtgttTATTGCATACGGGTGGGAGATGAGGGAACGGGGAAAAGGATCAagtttttggggtgggggaggaatgTTACTGGGAATagtaggaggaggaagaggaggagggtggaagtTGAGACTGGAggggggaagttgggggtgAGTGATTTGCCGCACGAGTTGACttttttggaggtggagggggcgttGCCGAAGTTGGGGCCTTTGCCGGttgctgggggaggtggtggtgctggggggggggatgatatgtttttgttttcgtCGACGACGTCGCTGGAGTGGGTGTTTAGGGGGTGtaaggcggaggaggcggatgatgtGCATGTTATGGTTgttgggatggaggatgggggggtgcaTTTGAGTATTTGTGACTcgtttgttgttgggatgTTCAGGCATgagccggtggagggggagggggtgatgctTTGTGGGCATGCTTCGCATGAGGAGACGTCGACGCAtgtgctgttgatgaggccgagggagggggaggtgaggaggttgtatTTGGTGCCGATGGATTTGACGTTTGTGCATTACTCGCCGGTGAACTTGTCGCTGTTGGCGAGCAAGATGACCATGTTGCAGAATTTGCTGAGGTATGTTAAGCAGACGCAGACGCACATGACGAATGAGTGGAAGTCGACGAGGGAGCTGCCGCAGAGGTTTTTGaatggggtggaggatgatttgaagaggatggagggtggggggttgagtaTTGTCCAGGCTTTGTGTCACACGGTGGCTACGGGGCATGTTTTCAAGCCGGTGAAGGAGTGGTTGGTGGATGTTGTGGCTGAGAGG GGCCACAAACGCTGGGACAAGGCAGTACTCTCGGGATTGCTCAACCTCCGAGGTCTGGTTCATGAGAACCTAATACCAGCACTTGAACGCTGCGGTATCATTCTCAGTCGAATGCTGGGTATTGCCCGCTTCCACGACTCAGAGGAGGGTATTGGCTTCAATGCTACTCAGATCACCAGACTGATGGACATTGTTTCCTGCCTGACTGTCGTCGCCCACAAGATACTTCTCAACGTCATGGATGAGTTGGAATATTTCTCTGTTTTCTCAACATGGCTACGGCTACAGATAGACCAACAagcctcctcgtcatctgcCACCGAAGAGCTCACCGAAAAGGAAGCGACTATGGACCATGCCAAGGTCCTGACTTACATCCAAAGATACCTAACCAGCAGTCCATTGGCCATGTATTTTGACCAAATCACCAAAGAAGACTATGTCAAAGACCAGGAGTATGCCGAGGACAACCCGTCCCTTCTACAGATGCTTGTAAAGCAGCTGAGAAGACAGGAGTCGGGGCAGCCTTATATGAGAGCGCTGCCCCATGTGGACTTTCTTGTCAACTACTTGACCAGCAGAGCCAACAAGGTGTTTCAAAATATTGCCGAGGCTGAGAAACGAGGTGTCTTATTTGGAAAAGATGCTGTATTGGAcattggggaggggatttgGAAGCATGATGTTCGGTTGTGTGTCAAGCCAGAAGAT GAGGCGACGGGACAGACAGCTTATACGGCGTTGGTATCAGAGCAAGACAGAACCACAC TCTTTTTATTCAAGACCGTCATACAGGGTACGAAAGGTGTCAGTGAGCTGGGTCCAACGAGAGCCTGTGGGCTTTCTGTGCCAGAGAGAAAGAGTATTGTTGATTTTAGCTTTCTCGATGAGAACTCATTGTTACTATTATGCTGCACTGCAG GTGACAACCCTGGGTTTTCCCTCATCAAAATTAGCTATCAGTCTGCCACATTGTTGTATCGACACTACGAGGCTGGTCAGCGCCCATCATTAAGGCCTCTTGACATGGATGACCAGACACTGTTTTGTACAAGAGGTTTCTCTCATCTGTCCCACTTCACGCCTGTGCAGATAATGGTTCAAAAGTCATGCAGCCTACGCGGCGAGATACCAGGGCGGGTTTGCCTGGTGGGCAAGGACAGGGCCATGTACAAGACCTATGCGTTACCAAGGAGCTGGGAACATGTGGACACGAATGGCCAGTGA
- a CDS encoding hypothetical protein (EggNog:ENOG503P70M; COG:S) — MDQVELAVDPGPLGQLDQEAVPDFDADGFDFQLDGVYDQADENQQDAPAVITKNVFDQVDEIGYEDEEEEAHSEHAATNSAENEGPPNEVAGDEIAAPGLEYQEEIGYEEDYSLTTEAVKADENAQDLAVADADQPEYQAEDELDPLHEDQPEYEAENQAEPQLGDEPEFEAEDQSEPQHEGEPEYEAEDQIEPQHEDQPEYEADEQPSPQHDNSSGQPQIHAQEDQAVSLNNIESEKPMVEEDLDDQLGHDDDDNDDDDEKEKVPELGSHSDMDYEAGSNHADGNEDYLMDDGEEPRGGLSEVDKAIEDLASSLHGVPDIEVFYNDVNYSLFGTANDDPDAYFLLDVKKMDEPLAQFLSSLRQVIANEIAPTDTLLVSFDSLDLEFGERSSERFLNRTLRELLDCHAALAAKDTAIASVPVLQLIVQHDCEERFLQLLDEAKYGGESPCRSGSVLSDHEHSEHTESNHQNGWVNEELLVDEDDDTAHDSYENETPVNGIASSHDQSRNPSVSPAVENDATTQNEDAAISSTHSQSPELAAEGQPDHDDQVVYQATLETVHAEDSNTSDFPQEQVSYESVDAHVDEQEMKDADEAFDVITELETTEEAQLTSNGVFELTTGSNDNDLLLAFDQDGGLSTIDEQEGDGGQGGEILNGVLEVTNSAADNNEDALETDWQAEISQVSRGMSPTVSKDPQQGPSASATEDTASDHTSTTMNGDEIDYDENDGADDSFTPDNSAPHSVAAPVEDGDEIDWGNDGDEYEEVHDEAEGDITFELQPDLDLAPSSPTGKRYRTDDAESLAEESDHKRRRT; from the exons ATGGACCAGGTTGAGCTGGCCGTGGACCCTGGCCCCTTGGGCCAGTTAGATCAGGAGGCTGTCCCGGATTTTGATGCCGATGGATTTGATTTCCAGCTGGATGGCGTTTATGATCAGGCAGATGAGAACCAACAAGACGCCCCTGCAGTAATCACCAAGAATGTATTCGATCAAGTGGACGAGATCGGCTatgaagacgaagaagaagaagctcactCGGAGCATGCCGCGACCAATTCAGCTGAAAATGAAGGCCCCCCGAACGAAGTAGCGGGTGATGAGATCGCGGCGCCAGGCCTGGAGTATCAAGAAGAGATCGGCTACGAAGAGGATTACAGCTTGACCACGGAGGCCGTCAAGGCTGACGAGAATGCCCAAGATCTGGCCGTCGCAGATGCTGACCAGCCGGAGTATCAAGCGGAAGACGAGTTGGACCCTCTGCATGAGGACCAACCGGAGTATGAAGCTGAGAACCAGGCCGAGCCTCAGCTTGGAGACGAGCCAGAATTTGAGGCTGAAGACCAGTCTGAGCCTCAGCATGAGGGCGAGCCAGAGTATGAAGCCGAGGACCAGATTGAGCCTCAACATGAGGACCAGCCAGAGTATGAAGCAGATGAACAGCCCAGCCCTCAGCATGATAATTCCAGCGGCCAACCCCAGATCCATGCACAGGAAGACCAGGCGGTTTCACTGAACAACATTGAATCAGAGAAGCCTATGGTCGAAGAAGATCTTGACGACCAGCttggtcatgatgatgatgataatgatgatgacgacgagaaggagaaggttCCTGAACTGGGCAGCCACAGCGATATGGACTATGAGGCCGGCTCAAATCATGCTGATGGCAACGAGGATTACCTCATggatgatggcgaggaaCCCAGAGGCGGTCTCAGTGAAGTTGACAAGGCGATCGAAGATCTTGCGAGTTCTCTTCATGGTGTTCCCGACATTGAGGTCTTTTACAATGACGTCAACTACTCGCTGTTTGGGACTGCAAATGACGACCCAGACGCTTACTTTCTGTTGGATGTCAAGAAGATGGATGAGCCCCTTGCACagtttctctcttctcttcgcCAAGTCATTGCGAACGAAATTGCCCCTACCGATACTCTCTTGGTCAGTTTTGACTCTCTGGACCTCGAGTTTGGCGAAAGGTCTAGTGAAAGGTTTCTCAACCGGACACTCCGTGAACTACTGGATTGCCACGCTGCATTGGCGGCAAAAGACACCGCCATCGCCTCAGTTCCTGTTTTGCAGTTGATTGTCCAGCACGATTGCGAAGAGCGCTTCCTACAACTTCTTGATGAGGCCAAGTATGGCGGCGAATCGCCATGCCGCTCTGGAAGCGTGCTCTCTGACCATGAGCATTCTGAGCATACCGAATCTAACCATCAGAACGGATGGGTCAATGAAGAACTCcttgttgacgaggatgatgacacGGCCCATGATAGCTATGAAAACGAGACTCCAGTCAATGGCATCGCTTCTAGCCATGATCAAAGCCGCAATCCTAGCGTATCGCCTGCTGTTGAGAACGACGCTACCACTCAAAACGAAGATGCTGCCATCTCCAGCACACACTCCCAATCGCCAGAGCTAGCAGCTGAAGGGCAGCCAGACCATGATGATCAGGTTGTATATCAAGCAACCCTCGAGACTGTGCACGCTGAGGATTCCAATACCTCGGACTTTCCTCAAGAACAGGTTTCCTACGAGTCTGTCGATGCCCATGTGGATGAGCAGGAGATGAAGGACGCCGATGAGGCCTTCGATGTCATCACAGAGCTGGAAACAACTGAGGAGGCTCAACTCACCAGCAATGGTGTGTTTGAACTGACAACAGGTTCAAATG ATAACGATCTTCTCCTCGCTTTTGACCAGGACGGCGGCCTCTCAACAATCGACGAGCAAGAAGGCGACGGAGGTCAAGGCGGAGAAATATTGAACGGCGTGCTCGAGGTTACCAACTCCGCAGCTGATAACAATGAAGACGCTCTGGAAACGGACTGGCAGGCTGAGATTTCACAAGTCTCTCGGGGCATGTCCCCCACTGTGAGTAAAGATCCGCAACAGGGGCCGTCTGCATCAGCAACAGAAGACACAGCGTCCGATCATACGAGCACGACCATGAACGGCGACGAAATTGACTACGACGAGAACGATGGGGCAGATGATTCTTTCACGCCAGATAACAGCGCGCCGCACTCCGTAGCGGCCCCAGtggaagatggtgatgaaaTTGACTGGGGCaatgatggggatgagtACGAAGAGGTGCATGACGAGGCGGAAGGAGACATCACATTTGAATTGCAGcctgaccttgaccttgctCCGTCGAGCCCCACTGGAAAACGATACAGAACTGACGATGCAGAGAGCCTCGCTGAGGAATCCG ATCACAAGCGTCGTCGGACATAA
- the RPS3 gene encoding 40S ribosomal protein S3 (BUSCO:EOG092647L7; EggNog:ENOG503NU07; COG:J) — translation MAVPGTQISKRRKFVADGVFYAELNEFFQRELAEEGYSGVEVRVTPTVTDIIIRATHTQEVLGEQGRRIRELTSLIQKRFKFPENSVSLYAAKVQNRGLSAVAQCESLRYKLLNGLAVRRACYGVLRFIMESGAKGCEVVVSGKLRAARAKSMKFTDGFMIHSGQPAKDFIDSATRHVLLRQGVLGIKVKIMRGSDPEGKAGPQKSLPDAVTIIDPKEETPVVQPMSQDYGAKAAAAQAAAEAARQEEQAGAEEEAAPAAEQ, via the exons ATGGCTGTTCCCGGCACTCAGAT CTCCAAGCGGAGAAAGTTCGTCGCTGACGGTGTCTTCTACGCCGAGTTGAACGAGTTCTTCCAGCGCGAGTTGGCCGAGGAGGGCTACTCCGGCGTCGAGGTCCGCGTCACTCCCACCGTTaccgacatcatcatccgcgCCACCCACACCCAGGAGGTTCTCGGTGAGCAGGGTCGCCGTATCCGCGAGCTCACTTCCCTCATCCAGAAGCGCTTCAAGTTCCCCGAGAACTCGGTCTCCCTCTACGCCGCCAAGGTCCAGAACCGTGGTCTCTCCGCCGTCGCTCAGTGCGAGTCCCTCCGCTACAAGCTCCTCAACGGTCTTGCCGTTCGCCGTGCTTGCTATGGTGTCCTCCGCTTCATCATGGAGTCCGGCGCCAAGGGCTGCGAGGTCGTCGTTTCCGGCAAGCTCCGCGCTGCTCGCGCCAAGTCCATGAAGTTCACGGACGGCTTCATGATCCACTCCGGTCAGCCCGCTAAGGACTTCATCGACAGCGCCACCCGCCACgttctcctccgccagggTGTCCTTGGTATCAAGGTCAAGATCATGCGCGGCTCTGACCCCGAGGGCAAGGCCGGCCCCCAGAAGTCTCTCCCCGACgccgtcaccatcatcgaccCCAAGGAGGAGACCCCCGTCGTTCAGCCTATGAGCCAGGACTACGGTGCTaaggccgccgctgcccaggctgctgctgaggctgctcgccaggaggagcaggctggtgctgaggaggaggctgccccTGCCGCTGAGCAATAG
- the RET2 gene encoding coatomer subunit delta (COG:U; EggNog:ENOG503NUZ9; BUSCO:EOG09264V3H), whose protein sequence is MVVLAASICTRGGKAVLARAFHDIKRTRVEALLASFPKAANSGTQHTTVEQDNVRFVYQPLDELYMVLITNKQSNILQDIDSLHLFAQVVTSTCKSLDEREILRNAFELISAFDEIVTLGYRENLTVSQIRTFLEMESHEERIQEIIARNKELEATEERKRKAKQLEMQRKESGRAGRPGGMASRPAVYPTYTPPVRPAVTETYDTYEAEKNKSKFGAPKGKGMQLGKKSKTTDMFERVKTELGPVDDAPLVPVATPSAPEPAAASRVSTSLDRDAIHVTVNEAITAKLSRDGALNSFSISGDLTLRVSDPSLTKLKLNLNASPSHGAQFRTHPNVDKNLFNSTKAIQMANTARGFPVNNAVGVLRWRVAPKADDTSILPIAFTVWVNKGSDGNCSLTVEYELSGGDELKDVSIVIPYQSAEPSVASFDATYEVSGDSLEWSIGTVNEENPSGAFEFEAQTDDENEFFPMQVRFSKTSPFVDVDVTSVELVEMNEEVTFSKEVKSVADSYLIE, encoded by the exons ATG GTTGTCCTCGCTGCGTCCATCTGCACTCGGGGCGGCAAGGCTGTTCTGGCCAGGGCCTTCCACGACATCAAGCGCACTCGTGTCGAAGCCCTCCTCGCATCTTTCCCCAAGGCTGCCAACTCGGGCACCCAACACACCACTGTCGAACAAGACAATGTTCGATTCGTATATCAGCCATTGGATGAGCTCTACATGGtgctcatcaccaacaagcagTCCAACATCCTCCAGGACATCGactccctccacctcttcgCCCAGGTCGTTACCAGCACTTGCAAGAGCCTCGACGAGCGAGAAATCCTCCGAAATGCCTTCGAACTTATCAGTGCCTTCGACGAGATCGTCACCCTGGGCTACCGTGAGAACCTGACTGTCAGCCAAATTAGGACATTCTTGGAAATGGAGTCTCACGAGGAGCGCATCCAGGAGATTATTGCTCGG AACAAGGAACTCGAGGCTACCGAAGAGCgcaagaggaaggcgaagcAGCTGGAGATGCAGCGCAAGGAGTCTGGGAGAGCTGGCCGCCCCGGTGGCATGGCTTCACGACCAGCCGTATACCCAACATACACACCCCCTGTCCGACCGGCTGTTACTGAGACATACGATACCTacgaggcggagaagaacAAATCCAA GTTTGGAGCGCCCAAGGGCAAGGGTATGCAGCTGGGCAAGAAATCCAAGACTACAGATATGTTCGAGCGTGTGAAGACCGAGCTGGGGCCAGTGGACGACGCACCCCTTGTGCCGGTTGCCACTCCTTCTGCCCCAGAAccggccgccgcctcccgTGTATCAACGTCCCTGGACCGGGATGCGATCCACGTTACCGTCAACGAAGCCATCACAGCCAAACTGTCCAGGGATGGGGCCCTCAACTCGTTCTCCATCAGCGGTGACTTGACATTGCGCGTGTCAGATCCATCACTCACCAAGCTAAAGCTTAATCTCAATGCTTCTCCTTCGCACGGTGCCCAGTTCAGGACACATCCAAATGTCGACAAGAATCTGTTCAACAGCACGAAAGCGATCCAGATGGCTAACACGGCGAGGGGCTTCCCTGTCAACAACGCGGTTGGTGTGCTGCGCTGGAGAGTTGCGCCCAAGGCCGACGATACGAGTATCTTGCCGATTGCGTTTACTGTCTGGGTCAACAAGGGTTCCGACGGCAACTGCTCGTTGACTGTCGAGTATGAGTTGTCGGGCGGTGATGAGCTCAAGGATGTTAGCATTGTGATCCCTTACCAGAGCGCCGAGCCATCAGTTGCCAGCTTCGATGCCACCTACGAGGTGTCTGGTGACAGCCTTGAGTGGTCCATTGGCACCGTCAACGAGGAGAATCCCAGCGGTGCTTTCGAGTTTGAGGCGCAGACGGATGACGAGAACGAGTTCTTCCCCATGCAAGTTCGCTTCTCCAAGACCTCGCCATttgtggatgttgat GTCACCTCGGTGGAGCTTGTCGAAATGAACGAGGAAGTAACCTTCTCCAAGGAGGTGAAATCGGTGGCGGACTCGTACTTGATTGAATAA
- a CDS encoding hypothetical protein (EggNog:ENOG503NU9Q; COG:U) has product MMLEEKYIGLALAMSSSLAIGISFVITKKGLMQAEERHGFEGDGFVYLKNPMWWAGIVCLVLGEIFNFAAYAFAPAILVTPLGALSVLVGAVVGSYVLNEELGTLGKLGSALCLIGAVIIVLHASPDEDIQTIDQILEYAIQPGFLFYSLFVCIFATIMIYKVGPIHGKKNPLVYLSICSTVGSISVMAVKAFGIALKLTFAGHNQFSHPSTYVFMIITVVCILTQMNYFNKALSQFPTNIVNPLYYVTFTTATLIASFILFQGFNTTDTVNTLSLLCGFLVTFTGVYLLNLSRTDPSGTKTLARRSGGDSTGTDMISSIQTRMSMEARRSQSHRMSVGSRTGGDRDGLIRAYDEEAGLGLHDLADDTDDDVDPRSPMISSFSQQQTNGRPNGGSGSHGTHLTAGNAYNESIELQSRKSGDR; this is encoded by the exons atgatgttggaggagaa ATATATCGGCCTGGCCTTGGCCATGAGCTCGAGTCTAGCAATAG GTATCAGCTtcgtcatcaccaaaaaG GGATTGATGCAAGCAGAAGAAAGGCATGGGTTTGAAGGGGATGGGTTCGTTTACTTGAAGAACCCAATGTGGTGGGCAGGCATTGTTTGCT TGGTTTTGGGCGAAATCTTCAACTTTGCAGCTTACGCTTTTGCGCCGGCCATCCTCGTCACCCCTCTTGGAGCGCTGTCGGTGCTAGTGGGAGCTGTGGTGGGGTCATACGTGCTCAATGAGGAGTTGGGGACGTTGGGCAAGCTGGGGAGCGCCCTCTGTCTGATCGGAGCTGTCATTATTGTGCTGCATGCGTCCCCTGACGAGGATATTCAGACTATTGACCAGATTCTCGAATATGCGATTCAGCCAG GCTTCTTGTTCTACTCACTGTTCGTCTGCATTTTCGCGACGATCATGATCTACAAGGTTGGGCCGATCCACGGCAAGAAGAATCCTCTTGTCTACCTGAGCATTTGCTCGACTGTTGGATCCATCTCGGTCATGGCCGTCAAGGCGTTTGGCATTGCCCTCAAGTTGACATTTGCGGGGCACAACCAGTTCAGCCACCCGTCGACTTATGTCTTTATGATCATTACTGTGGTTTGTATCCTTACCCAGATGAACTACTTTAACAAGGCTCTGAGCCAGTTCCCTACCAACAT TGTTAACCCCCTCTACTATGTCACTTTCACGACGGCAACTCTTATTGcctccttcatcctcttTCAAGGTTTCAACACAACCGACACagtcaacaccctctccctcctctgcgGCTTCCTCGTCACATTCACGGGCGtctacctcctcaacctcagccgAACCGACCCCTCAGGCACCAAGACGTTGGCCCGCAGAAGCGGCGGCGACTCGACGGGGACCGACATGATTTCTAGCATCCAGACAAGAATGAGCATGGAAGCCCGCCGCTCCCAATCCCACCGGATGAGCGTCGGCAGCCGCACGGGCGGTGATCGTGACGGTCTCATCCGGGCCTACGACGAAGAGGCCGGGCTTGGTCTTCACGACTTGGCAGACGACACAGACGACGACGTGGACCCGCGCTCTCCCATGATTTCGAGTTTTTCCCAACAGCAAACGAATGGGAGACCAAACGGCGGGAGTGGGAGTCACGGGACGCATTTGACGGCGGGGAATGCGTATAACGAGTCAATAGAGCTGCAGAGTAGGAAGTCGGGGGatagatga
- the YMR1 gene encoding phosphatidylinositol-3-phosphatase ymr1 (EggNog:ENOG503NVN3; BUSCO:EOG09261ABB; COG:S) — protein MAAPQHKHYYSNVQALRGGKPEQGDLALTDYHLVFRFPPESAAAPDPKAKKHTKQVWFAFHIISHCALRPTPPSSGIPSSLRLRFRDFTFVSFNFTDDKQARDAFEFIRAKTCRLGSVDKLLAFNYSPPSNSLESKINGWDLYDARAEFRRQGISEKSADLGWRITNINKDYAFSPTYPAVLAVPSKISDNTLKYAANFRSRARIPTLSYIHPVNNCTITRSSQPFVGLRMKRSIQDEKLVGACFSASTDFLDGNSPSPANASIQADHSPSSSHVDLSADSPDAPTDMSLSDTERMEDELIAAPNVMYDEKTGKRLIYGAQQHNLIVDARPAINSYAMQAIGMGSENMDYYKYAKKVFLNIDNIHVMRDSLDKVISAIKDADISPFPPNRDLLMKSKWLKHIAGILDGSAIIARQVGIQHSHALIHCSDGWDRTSQLCALSQLMLDPYYRTLEGFIVLVEKDWLSFGHMFQLRSGHMSHESWFTVDSDALAGSAVRPGENDGRGDVVENVMASAKRFWSKNVTNDKEAGSDQEEGTAVDEVKQATAPNAAEEQTTRLRDVSPVFHQFLDATYQLLRQHPNRFEFNERFLRRLLYHVYSCQYGTFLYNNERQRHEANLRERTRSVWGYFLSRRPEFTNDRYEPTIDDHTKGRERLIFPKLGEVRWWHQVFNRTDDEMNGELNASAATAERVAAYQASTGFSESSGIPSESASMVSTSPSPQPPALTSSQSVLTGVETAHAALTPEARVSPPSLNKSASTGGMPAALGALQDKISGLAIAKGVFGGHANSSSAGRQDADDVETVASAAAVEQELKSMS, from the exons ATGGCGGCGCCGCAGCACAAGCAC TACTATAGCAATGTGCAAGCACTTCGAGGCGGAAAGCCAGAACAGGGCGACCTGGCTTTGACTGACTACCATCTCGTGTTTCGTTTCCCTCCAGAATCAGCGGCAGCTCCGGATCCAAAAGCGAAGAAACACACGAAACAAGTATGGTTCGCATTTCACATCATATCCCACTGCGCTTTGCGACCAACGCCCCCATCGAGCGGTATCCCTTCATCGCTACGGCTTCGTTTCAGGGATTTTACCTTTGTCAGTTTCAACTTTACAGACGACAAGCAGGCTCGGGATGCCTTCGAGTTCATCCGCGCAAAGACCTGCAGGCTGGGGAGCGTTGATAAGCTCTTAGCATTCAACtactccccgccctccaacTCTCTCGAATCCAAGATCAACGGATGGGACCTGTACGACGCGAGGGCCGAGTTCAGGCGACAAGGGATCAGTGAAAAGTCAGCAGACTTGGGCTGGAGGATTACGAACATCAATAAGGACTATGCCTTCTCCCCGACGTATCCGGCCGTTCTCGCCGTGCCTTCAAAGATTTCGGATAATACGCTGAAATATGCTGCCAACTTTCGGTCTCGGGCCCGGATCCCTACTTTGTCATATATTCATCCCGTCAACAACTGCACTATCACCCGCAGCTCACAGCCCTTTGTGGGGCTCAGGATGAAGCGGAGCATCCAGGACGAGAAACTCGTTGGCGCATGCTTTTCAGCTTCGACAGACTTTCTGGATGGCAACTCGCCATCCCCTGCAAATGCGAGCATACAGGCAGACCATAGCCCATCGTCAAGCCATGTGGATCTCAGTGCGGATAGTCCCGATGCTCCCACTGATATGTCTCTTTCCGACACAGAGAGAATGGAGGACGAGCTCATTGCCGCGCCCAACGTGATGTACGACGAGAAGACCGGGAAGCGTCTAATATATGGTGCCCAGCAGCATAACCTTATTGTGGATGCGCGGCCTGCCATCAACTCGTATGCCATGCAGGCTATAGGCATGGGGTCGGAGAACATGGACTACTACAAATATGCGAAGAAGGTCTTTTTAAATATAGACAATATTCATGTCATGAGGGACTCGCTCGACAAGGTCATCAGCGCAATCAAGGATGCCGATATTTCTCCCTTTCCTCCAAACAGAGATCTTCTGATGAAGAGCAAGTGGTTGAAGCATATCGCTGGAATCTTGGATGGATCGGCGATAATAGCGCGGCAAGTCGGGATTCAGCATTCGCATGCCCTTATTCACTGCTCGGATGGCTGGGATCGGACAAGCCAGCTTTGCGCCCTGTCTCAGCTAATGCTTGATCCCTATTACCGCACTTTGGAGGGCTTCATTGTGCTGGTTGAGAAAGATTGGCTTTCGTTTGGCCACATGTTTCAGTTGCGGTCTGGACACATGAGCCATGAGAGTTGGTTCACAGTCGACAGTGATGCGCTTGCGGGCTCTGCAGTGCGCCCAGGTGAAAATGATGGCCGTGGAGATGTTGTCGAGAATGTCATGGCCAGCGCGAAGAGATTCTGGTCCAAGAATGTCACCAATGACAAGGAGGCGGGATCAGACCAGGAGGAGGGTACCGCAGTCGACGAGGTCAAACAAGCCACAGCCCCAAATGCTGCCGAGGAGCAGACGACGAGGTTGAGAGATGTCTCGCCTGTCTTCCACCAGTTCCTTGATGCCACCTATCAACTTCTCCGCCAGCATCCTAACAGATTTGAGTTCAACGAACGGTTCCTTCGACGACTGCTATACCATGTTTACTCGTGTCAATATGGTACCTTCTTATACAACAATGAGCGGCAACGCCACGAGGCCAATCTGCGGGAACGTACTCGGAGTGTCTGGGGCTACTTTTTGAGCAGGCGACCAGAGTTCACGAATGACCGATATGAACCAACCATTGACGACCACACAAAGGGACGAGAGCGGCTCATTTTCCCCAAACTGggcgaggtgaggtggtggcatcAAGTTTTTAACAGAACCGATGATGAAATGAACGGGGAGCTCAACGCCTCTGCTGCCACAGCAGAAAGGGTGGCGGCTTACCAAGCCTCTACGGGGTTCTCTGAGAGCTCGGGTATTCCTTCCGAGTCGGCGTCGATGGTCTCGACGAGCCCGTCACCGCAACCTCCAGCCCTTACCTCTAGCCAGTCGGTACTAACGGGTGTCGAAACAGCACATGCTGCTCTCACACCTGAAGCAAGAGTATCGCCGCCATCCCTAAATAAAAGCGCTAGCACTGGAGGAATGCCGGCTGCACTCGGGGCTTTACAAGATAAGATTTCTGGTTTGGCTATCGCTAAGGGTGTGTTTGGGGGGCACGCAAACAGTTCCAGCGCAGGGAGACAGGATGCAGACGACGTGGAGACGGTTGCAAGTGCGGCTGCAGTAGAACAAGAGTTGAAGAGCATGAGCTAG